In Nycticebus coucang isolate mNycCou1 chromosome 9, mNycCou1.pri, whole genome shotgun sequence, the following are encoded in one genomic region:
- the FAM8A1 gene encoding protein FAM8A1 → MAEGPEEARGRPPGQDDGGGDHEPVPPLRGPPAAAAPSPRAGPQVEVQAPGRPPAAAENSELARELRKRGEAACGSSAGLQEPAGCEEPGTAAPRERPPRLSAREYSRQVHEWLWQSYCGYLTWHSGLATFPAYCTPHPPPPTYPAAGAAVPQLGYYNPFYFLSSGAAGPDPGAAAGLTTPAPVSGLGPRAPHVQGSVRAAPVTRVGSAVPSRTPSETGRQAGREYVIPSLAHRFMAEMVDFFILFFIKATIVLSIMHLSGIKDISKFAMHYIIEEIDEDTSMEDLQKMMVVALIYRLLVCFYEIICIWGAGGATPGKFLLGLRVVTCDTSVLIAPSRVLVIPSSNVSITTSTIRALIKNFSIASFFPAFITLLFFQHNRTAYDIVAGTIVVKRNGVR, encoded by the exons ATGGCAGAGGGGCCCGAGGAAGCCCGCGGCCGCCCTCCCGGGCAGGACGATGGCGGAGGGGACCACGAGCCGGTCCCTCCCCTGAGAGGCCCTCCCGCCGCCGCTGCCCCGTCCCCCCGGGCCGGGCCCCAGGTTGAAGTCCAGGCCCCAGGCCGGCCGCCGGCCGCCGCCGAGAACTCGGAGCTGGCGCGTGAGCTCCGGAAGCGCGGGGAGGCGGCCTGCGGCTCCAGTGCGGGGCTGCAGGAGCCGGCGGGCTGCGAGGAGCCCGGGACGGCGGCGCCGCGCGAGAGGCCGCCGCGCCTGAGCGCTCGCGAGTACTCGCGGCAGGTGCACGAGTGGCTGTGGCAGTCTTACTGCGGCTACCTCACCTGGCACAGCGGCCTGGCCACCTTCCCCGCCTACTGCACCCCCCACCCGCCCCCACCGACCTACCCTGCGGCCGGCGCTGCGGTCCCCCAGCTGGGCTATTACAACCCCTTCTACTTCCTGAGCTCCGGGGCCGCGGGACCCGACCCCGGGGCGGCTGCTGGCCTCACCACTCCTGCTCCGGTCTCGGGCCTGGGTCCCCGAGCCCCTCACGTGCAGGGATCCGTCCGGGCCGCTCCGGTAACGAGGGTAGGATCTGCAGTCCCTTCGCGAACCCCGAGCGAGACCGGGCGGCAAGCAG gtagagaatatgtgaTTCCATCCTTGGCCCACAGATTTATGGCAGAGATGGTggatttctttattctcttctttatAAAAGCAACCATTGTCTTAAGTATTATGCACCTCAGTGGAATAAA GGATATATCTAAGTTTGCTATGCATTATATAAtagaagaaatagatgaagaCACGTCAATGGAAGACTTGCAGAAAATGATGGTTGTGGCTCTTATCTACAGATTATTAGTTTGCTTCTATGAG ATAATTTGCATTTGGGGAGCAGGTGGAGCTACCCCGGGGAAGTTCCTGCTAGGGCTTCGAGTTGTGACATGTGATACATCAGTGCTTATTGCACCGAGTCGAGTTTTAGTGATTCCTTCCTCAAATGTCAGCATTACAAC gTCCACTATACGAGCTTTGATCAAGAATTTTtctattgcttctttttttcctgctttcatCACactactgttttttcagcataaTCGAACAGCTTATGACATTGTAGCAGGAACCATTGTGGTAAAAAGAAATGGGGTCAGATGA